Proteins from a genomic interval of Arachis hypogaea cultivar Tifrunner chromosome 10, arahy.Tifrunner.gnm2.J5K5, whole genome shotgun sequence:
- the LOC140175631 gene encoding uncharacterized protein: MIGSRHFTQWRVDLLGPFPVIHGQVKHLIVAIDFYTKWVEAELLASISSTNCRKFMWRQVITRFGIPKAVISENGTQFVDKKFGEFLSGLGIKQKFYSVEHPQSNGQSFIGETPFWVTYGVDAVIPVEIGEPSPRLLLGSGEKAMETYLIDETKEMAHLTETALKQIMALWYNGKVLGTSFEEGDLVLRCNDIGLPTPGEGKLAVNWEGPYRVKEVIGKGA, translated from the exons ATGATAGGCTCTCGACACTTCACTCAGTGGAGAGTCGACCTCTTGGGGCCATTCCCGGTCATACATGGGCAAGTCAAGCATCTGATAGTAGCCATTGACTTCTACACTAAATGGGTAGAAGCGGAGCTGCTGGCCAGCATATCATCGACAAATTGTCGAAAATTCATGTGGAGACAAGTGATCACTAGATTTGGAATTCCTAAAGCCGTGATATCAGAGAATGGGACACAGTTTGTGGACAAGAAGTTCGGAGAGTTTCTCTCCGGGCTAGGGATTAAGCAGAAGTTCTAttcggtagaacacccacaaagCAATGGTCAG TCCTTCATTGGAGAAACGCCTTTCTGGGTTACCTATGGGGTAGACGCAGTGATTCCAGTTGAGATTGGGGAACCGAGCCCGAGATTACTCCTCGGTAGTGGTGAAAAAGCTATGGAGACGTACCTGATCGACGAGACAAAGGAGATGGCTCATTTGACAGAAACTGCATTGAAGCAAATAATGGCACTGTGGTACAATGGGAAAGTCCTCGGCACGAGTTTTGAGGAAGGCGACCTGGTATTACGCTGCAATGATATTGGCCTACCAACCCCAGGAGAAGGCAAATTGGCAGTAAACTGGGAAGGCCCGTATAGAGTAAAAGAAGTCATCGGGAAAGGTGCTTAA